From Tachypleus tridentatus isolate NWPU-2018 chromosome 8, ASM421037v1, whole genome shotgun sequence, a single genomic window includes:
- the LOC143222155 gene encoding uncharacterized protein LOC143222155 has translation MFSSYVFALNLLIASIHGDVKQCDKKNFVKVSHECQKNFKDFLEHLQIEVNGTDELHVQEKCCAFIKAETCLITGADSSGCQEIEKEVEDLLNGFKSEIDVNKYCLKFDNSKCVYKKDLQFNVTTGEENCKLEELQKRTTECSRISKEAKSNAYKERDEAKRKRRFCCAMTDFGSCMSEAALKSNCPKMVEGMEMMENASMNMTFNATCRIFDSSICISNSAEVNVGMFLVLVVMVFFILNC, from the exons ATGTTCTCAAGTTATGTTTTCGCTTTAAATCTGTTAATAG CATCGATACATGGAGATGTAAAGCAATGTGACAAGAAAAATTTTGTTAAGGTATCTCATGAGTGCCAAAAGAACTTCAAAGACTTTCTCGAACACTTGCAAATAGAGGTAAATGGAACAGACGAACTTCATGTGCAAGAAAAGTGTTG CGCCTTTATCAAAGCGGAAACTTGTTTAATAACAGGAGCGGACTCTTCTGGTTGTCAGGAAATTGAGAAAGAAGTTGAGGACCTTCTGAACGGCTTTAAGTCAGAAATTGATGTCAACAAATACTGCTTAAAGTTTGACAACAGcaaatgtgtttataaaaaag ACTTGCAATTCAATGTTACAACTGGAGAAGAGAATTGTAAACTGGAGGAACTGCAAAAGAGAACTACTGAATGCAGTAGGATCTCCAAAGAGGCAAAATCTAATGCGTACAAAGAAAGAGATGAAGCGAAAAGGAAGAGACGGTTTTGTTG TGCAATGACCGACTTTGGTTCCTGTATGAGTGAAGCAGCTTTAAAGTCGAACTGTCCAAAGATGGTGGAAGGTATGGAAATGATGGAAAACGCCAGTATGAACATGACTTTCAACGCCACCTGCAGGATATTTGACAGCAGTATTTGTATATCAAATTCAGCTGAAGTGAATGTTGGAATGTTCTTGGTATTAGTTGTGATGGTATTTTTCATACTAAACTGTTAA